One window from the genome of Oryza glaberrima chromosome 3, OglaRS2, whole genome shotgun sequence encodes:
- the LOC127765710 gene encoding uncharacterized protein LOC127765710, with protein MAALPPPAPGHGVGGRWRRPEEADEHAAADGGEGSGSERVRGGLSRAAVAGERAERQRRASEQSGSGRERAADELCSERAGGGGRRASGRPTGSCSGRCTAWHATCPPSTHPRHSCAPRSRPSRGGLSYWRPRWMTCGCRGLSFLSGWGTNISVVSPSLQEGDRSTRQEIISVAMAPVVLTPGLSDWNPLKNESPMTVLDPPCHSVLQVMMLRARDWGADIDIEAVRRRRGVAAVGVAVPAGGAPGSRRSSPIARCEAGCGCCWSQTRWRRSYGSSTTTWPRCSTSCRSSSWAPGPRRRRARRPRPRVAPVPAVLAGTGGGAGAEGERAVADTRNRAPAPPSDFRCPISPDLMRDPVVVANGQTYDRESSGR; from the exons atggcggcgctGCCTCCGCCTGCGCCGGGACATGGCGTAGGAGGTCGATGGAGACGACCCGAGGAGGCGGATGAGCAcgcggcggccgacggaggggaggggagcggcaGCGAGCGAGTGCGCGGCGGGCTGAGCAGAGCGGCAGTGGCGGGCGAGCGagcggagcggcagcggcgggctaGCGAGCAGAGCGGCAGCGGCCGCGAGCGCGCAGCGGACGAGCTCTGCAGcgagcgggcgggcggcggcggcaggcgtgCGAGCGGCCGTCCGACAGGGAGCTGCTCCGGTCGCTGCACCGCCTGGCACGCGACCTGTCCGCCGTCGACACACCCGCGCCATTCCTGCGCGCCTCGTTCGCGTCCATCTCGAGGCGGTCTAAGCTACTGGCGGCCGCGTTGGATGACCTGCGGGTGCCGCggtttatcttttctttctg GTTGGGGAACCAATATCTCTGTGGTGTCACCATCTTTGCAAGAAGGGGATAGATCGACGCGTCAAGAAATCATTTCTGTTGCCATGGCTCCAGTAG TGCTAACCCCGGGCTTGTCGGACTGGAATCCTTTGAAGAATGAATCCCCAATGACTGTGCTAGATCCACCATGCCATTCAGTGTTGCAGGTCATGATGCTTCGAGCTCGTGATTG GGGAGCTGATATAGATATCGAGGCtgtgcggcgccgccggggagtTGCCGCGGTTGGCGTCGCTGTGCCTGCGGGAGGTGCTCCTGGTTCAAGGCGATCGTCGCCGATTGCTCGGTGCGAAGCCGGATGCGGCTGCTGCTGGAGTCAGACGAGATGGAGGCGGAGCTACGGGAGCTCAACCACGACCTGGCCACGCTGCTCGACCTCTTGCCGGTCGTCGAGCTGGGCGCCTGggcctcgccgacgacgtgcTCGACGTCCTCGCCCTCGCGTCGCGCCAGTGCCGGCGGTGCTCGCCGGCACCGGAGGCGGAGCAGGCGCTGAAGGCGAGCGTGCTGTCGCTGATACAAGAAATCGAGCCCCGGCACCGCCGTCGGACTTCCGGTGCCCAATCTCTCCCGATCTAATGCGCGACCCCGTTGTCGTCGCAAACGGCCAGACGTACGATCGCGAGTCGAGCGGCCGGTAg
- the LOC127768611 gene encoding F-box/LRR-repeat protein 13-like, whose product MNGDSAGNPMAGGSSAGDVDRISDLPDDLLHLILSYVSDDAAEVTRTSVLSRRWRRVWIHAQKLCFDDDRQSRWRRLANFGGFVDWAFAQRGDADIQSVIIFMSRLDSATPEQVNEWLRYAVRRVVKTFWFNACDSTPIGAWWAPPPRDHGHQLPTVELPSHGRTASINLNLSSYPFRLKLPASPAARYEALTDLSLSSAWFGEDEAVAGRRTLADFISSCCPRLRKQIIDPMRLPQLVLRAEALEELIVASTRDTQTMDVTAPNLRIFELHYFNSMTSVTSYGESIDLVVRITAPRLEEIAINNSTLEIEDNLDLRIHGLASVRRLKNLTLAMHGHNCCNTDYGLWLLNNCPNVEHIDLRLRYEMLATHEVDDLTDNGAPRLYKARSMVIDACGLDQYLVTSV is encoded by the coding sequence ATGAACGGCGACTCAGCCGGTAATCCCATGGCCGGCGGCTCATCAGCCGGTGATGTCGACCGGATCAGTGACCTTCCCGATGATCTGCTGCACCTCATCCTCTCATACGTGAGCGACGACGCGGCCGAGGTGACGCGCACGTCCGTGCTctcgcggcgatggcggcgcgtcTGGATTCATGCCCAGAAACTCTGCTTCGACGACGATCGGCAATCGAGATGGAGGAGGTTAGCCAACTTCGGTGGTTTCGTGGACTGGGCGTTCGCACAACGCGGCGATGCCGACATACAATCCGTCATCATCTTCATGTCCCGCCTCGACAGCGCGACGCCGGAGCAGGTCAACGAGTGGCTCCGCTACGCCGTGCGGCGCGTCGTCAAAACTTTCTGGTTCAATGCCTGCGATTCGACGCCGATCGGTGCGTGGTGGGCACCGCCACCGCGTGACCATGGCCACCAGCTGCCAACCGTCGAGTTGCCCAGCCATGGGAGGACGGCGTCCATCAACCTCAACCTGTCGTCCTACCCCTTCCGGCTCAAACTCCCGGCGTCCCCGGCGGCAAGGTACGAAGCGCTGACAGATCTGAGCCTCAGCTCAGCGTGGTTCGGCGAGGACgaggccgtcgccggccgccgcacccTCGCCGACTTCATCTCGTCCTGCTGCCCTCGCCTGCGTAagcagatcatcgatccgatgCGGTTGCCCCAGCTGGTGCTTCGTGCCGAGGCGCTCGAGGAGCTTATCGTTGCATCCACGCGAGATACGCAGACGATGGACGTGACGGCGCCCAACCTGCGCATCTTCGAACTCCACTACTTCAACAGCATGACATCAGTGACGAGCTATGGGGAAAGCATCGACTTGGTGGTCAGAATCACGGCACCGAGACTGGAGGAAATCGCCATAAACAACTCCACCCTGGAGATCGAGGACAACCTGGACCTGCGGATACATGGCCTGGCAAGCGTTCGCCGTCTCAAAAACCTCACTCTAGCGATGCATGGGCATAACTGCTGCAACACCGACTACGGCTTGTGGCTCCTAAACAACTGCCCTAACGTCGAGCACATCGATTTGAGACTTCGATACGAGATGCTCGCCACTCATGAGGTCGATGATCTGACGGACAATGGAGCACCTCGACTTTACAAAGCTAGGAGCATGGTCATCGACGCATGTGGATTGGATCAATATTTGGTCACAAGTGTGTGA